The genomic window CAGGGCTCACTGTCGCCGCATGGGCACCGCGCCGTTTGTACCCGCCGCCCGGGGTGGGTCGGACGCGCACCCGATAGAGGCCGCGGTGTTCACGGCCCGCACCCGCAGTCCCATGGTCGCCGTCATTGAACACGACGGGGCGCCGCCCGTCTCATGCAGTCTCGGCGCTTTCGGCGGAGCGGGGAACCGTTGACTGCACCACTACGCGCCCCGACGGCCTGGGTGATCGACGACGTGTCGCTGCCCAGGACGGCCGGATGTCGGTGGCCGTGGCCCCGCAGTACTGCGGGGCCCTGGGCAAACGCGCCAACTGCCAGGTCGCGGTCAGCGTCCACGCCGCCACCGACACCGCTTCCTGCCCCCTGCAGTGGAGGCTGTTTCTGCCCCAGGAGTGGTCGGCGGACACCGGCCGCAGAGCCGTCACCCGCATCCCGCCCGAGGCCGGCCACCGCGAGAAGTGGCGGCTGGCTCTGGACATGCTCGACACCCTGGCCGGCTGGGGCATGAGCCCGCCGGCCGTAGTGGCCGACGCCGCCTACCGCACCAACGCCCACCTGCGGACCGGCCTGGCCCAGCGGGGAATCGACTACGTGCTCGCCGTCCGTGGCGACGTGAGTGCCCACCCGTTCGACGCGGAGCCTGTGACCCCGGACCGCAAGGGCACCGTCGGCTGCGTGCCCCAGCCCCGCTACCGCCGCCGGGCCCCGTCGGTGGCGGCCCTGGCGGCTGATCTCGGGCAGGAAGCGTTCACCTCCGTCACCTGGCGGCAGGGCTCACGCGGCGCGTTACGTTCCCGATTCGCCGCTGTGCGTGTCCGCCCGGCCGGCACTGCCGTCGAGCGTCCCATCCGCCAGGCCGCCTCGGCCGGACAGGGCTGGTGGGACGGGGTGCTGCCCTACTGCTGGCTGCTGGCCGAGTGGCCCGAGGAGGCCGAAACTCCCACCGACTACTGGCTGTCCAGCCTGCCTGCCGACACCCCGATCGCCGAGCTGGTGCGTCTGGCCAAGGTCCGCTGGCGCATCGAACACGACTACCGCGAACTCAAGCACGGCCTAGTACTGCAACGGTGTTTGACCTGATGGTTGGGCAGTTTCTGGTGGTGTGTGGCCGCGTCGTTTGTAGTGGCTGACGCGGGCTTGGTGTTGTCGTCGGCGTCGCCAGTGGGACCAGTGCAGGACGTGGTCTATGGGTGCTGTTCGACGGTGGGCGAGGCGGTGGATCAGCCGTCGGATTTCGGGGAGGGTGAGGGGTATGAGCTGGGAGGATCCGTTTCTGCTTTCCCTATGTCGGACGAGCGGGCCTTCAGGACGGTGAGGCAGGCGTGGGCTGCCATCGCGAGGGTCATGTGCCGGTGCCAGCCGTCGTAACGGCGGACCTGGTAGTCGTCCAGGCCGCATTCCTGCTTCGCACTCTGGAAGCATTCCTCGACCGCCCACCGGCTGCCGGCGACATGGATGAGCTCGTCGAGGGTGGTCTCCGCGGGGCAGTAAGCGATGTAGTAGGAGATCTCTTGGGGTCGGCTCACGCTGCGGCGGGCGATCACCCAGTGCCGGCGGTCCTCGCGGTGCCATGGACGGACCTCGACCCTCGCCCAGTCGTAGACCCTCGGGCCGTGAGCCCCGTTTCCGCAGGAACGGCGTTTCCACTTCTGCCGGGACAAGCCGGGAAACAGGTCGTGGACAGGGTGGTCGATGGCCCAGCGGGTGACGACGGTGTCGTGCCGGGTGGTAGCCATGACATGGAAGACATCGGCCCGCTCGAGCTCGGACCGCCAGCCCTTGGAGAATCCGTAGGCGGCATCGGCGGTCACCCACCGGAAGGGGACCTTGTCCGCAATCGCCTTGCGGACCATCGCCTTCGCGGTGACGACCTTCGTCTCGAAGGCGACGTCATCCGCGATGCCTGCGGCCCGGCAGCGATCCCGGTCATCCGTCCACGAGGCGGGGAGATACAGGCGGCGGTCGATCAGCGTGCGGCCACGACGGCCGGCATAGGCGAGGAAGACCCCGATCTGGGAGTTCTCCGTCCGCCCGGCGGTCCCGGAATACTGGCGCTGAACCCCGGCCGAGCGGACACCCTTCTTCAAGAACCCGGTGTCGTCCACGATCAACACCGCCTCCGGATCGCCGAGATGCTCGACC from Streptomyces formicae includes these protein-coding regions:
- a CDS encoding IS701 family transposase codes for the protein MGGELAEARVWAGELRALHERFVHRFARSEPRESALAYMRGLISPLERKNGWTLAEEAGHAGPDRIHRLLNRIDWDADEVLGDVRGYVVEHLGDPEAVLIVDDTGFLKKGVRSAGVQRQYSGTAGRTENSQIGVFLAYAGRRGRTLIDRRLYLPASWTDDRDRCRAAGIADDVAFETKVVTAKAMVRKAIADKVPFRWVTADAAYGFSKGWRSELERADVFHVMATTRHDTVVTRWAIDHPVHDLFPGLSRQKWKRRSCGNGAHGPRVYDWARVEVRPWHREDRRHWVIARRSVSRPQEISYYIAYCPAETTLDELIHVAGSRWAVEECFQSAKQECGLDDYQVRRYDGWHRHMTLAMAAHACLTVLKARSSDIGKAETDPPSSYPSPSPKSDG